A genomic segment from Labrus bergylta chromosome 3, fLabBer1.1, whole genome shotgun sequence encodes:
- the LOC109983045 gene encoding cleavage and polyadenylation specificity factor subunit 7 — MAAAAPAAEPGSSVAAHVDIYSDLDQHHEDLDRLAEANELYDAVLTGSVDRDKKVNNSVSPPKEAEVTQGALSTNVKSSKQTGNTSRKLSLYIGNFPWWTSDKDLITMAQTLGVRDITDIKFAENRVNGQSRGYAEVVVTSEESLKTLLEKIPQCELNGAQIDCRFATRQNLIIFEDTANKRIPLRANAKDPKDCEPSDKIPSLLSQESCPPPIPPLFPPLPNRFPSLPNPFLGQPPPPFPHMPPNIPPPLPHHMFPPPPVHVPSQPPPNLHLNPAFFAQDGHSSKVYSQQNNTAPSTDGDFEELMNRNRAVASSAITKAVSGATAGDLRVAMETLLTAIAIIKQSRVYGDERCQALVTSLKDCLVSIQGNYGYRGSSRSRDEDRDRDRGRDRERERDREREREDSSGWEGTGMSRRRRERSWSAERDKERSRERERHRDHREQRDQRDHRDHRDRYR; from the exons ATGGCTGCTGCAGCACCTGCAGCAGAGCCAGGCTCCTCTGTGGCGGCTCATGTAGATATTTACAGTGATCTGGATCAACATCATGAG GATTTGGACAGACTTGCTGAAGCGAATGAACTTTATGATGCTGTGCTGACTGGCTCAGTCGACCGGGACAAGAAAGTAAACAACAGTGTGTCGCCTCCGAAAGAAGCTGAAGTTACACAGGGAGCTTTATCTACAAACGTAAAAAGCAGCAAGCAAACGGGAAACACATCAAGGAAACTGTCTTTATATATAGGAAATTTCCCCTGG TGGACATCTGATAAGGACCTGATAACCATGGCTCAAACGCTGGGTGTGAGGGACATCACAGACATCAAATTTGCTGAGAACCGGGTTAATGGCCAGTCAAGAGG CTACGCAGAAGTGGTCGTAACCTCGGAagaatcattaaaaacattgttgGAAAAAATACCTCAGTGTGAACTCAACGGGGCTCAGATAGACTGTCGCTTTGCCACTCGCCAGAATCTCATCATTTTTGAGGACACTGCAAATAAAC GTATACCGCTGCGTGCTAACGCCAAAGATCCTAAAGACTGTGAACCTTCAGATAAGATTCCCTCTTTGTTATCACAGGAGTCCTGTCCTCCACCTATACCTCCCCTTTTTCCTCCACTTCCAAACAGGTTCCCCTCATTACCCAATCCTTTCCTTGgtcaaccacctcctcctttcCCACACATGCCACCTAACATCCCTCCGCCATTGCCGCACCAtatgtttcctcctcctccagtaCATGTCCCAAGTCAACCACCTCCCAATCTGCATTTAAATCCAGCTTTCTTTGCACAAGATGGACACAGCAGCAAAGTGTACAGCCAGCAAAA CAACACAGCTCCGAGTACAGATGGAGATTTTGAGGAGCTTATGAACAGAAATAGAGCTGTCGCGAGCAGTGCCATCACTAAGGCTGTGTCTGGAGCAACAGCTG GAGACTTGCGGGTGGCCATGGAGACACTTCTAACCGCCATTGCCATCATAAAGCAGTCCAGAGTGTATGGAGACGAGCGCTGCCAAGCTCTGGTCACCTCACTCAAAGACTGTCTGGTCTCTATCCAGGGCAACTACGGCTACAG GGGCAGCAGTCGCTCTAGGGACGAAGACAGAGACCGGGACAGGGGTCGtgacagagagcgagagcgtGATAGAGAACGTGAGAGAGAAGATTCTTCTGGTTGGGAAGGTACAGGAATGTCTCGAAGACGCAGAGAACGTTCCTGGAGCGCCGAGAGGGACAAGGAGCGCTCACGGGAACGGGAAAGGCACAGAGatcacagagaacagagagatcagagagatCACAGAGACCACAGAGACCGATATCGCTAA
- the sdhaf2 gene encoding succinate dehydrogenase assembly factor 2, mitochondrial, whose amino-acid sequence MLSAAIAKRLVTGLCQGAWRPAVTGGLVSSRSYRGEAPEDTRGDLIEIPLPPWEEKPGEPTDIKRRRLLYESRKRGMLENCILLSLFAKRYLNTMSESQLLQYDRLINEPSNDWDIYYWATEAQPTPEVYQGEVMDMLKEFTKNRDQEQRLDAPNLEYLDKESQ is encoded by the exons ATGTTGTCTGCTGCTATTGCAAAAAGA CTGGTGACAGGTTTGTGCCAGGGAGCATGGAGACCAGCAGTGACAGGAGGGCTGGTATCATCTCGTAGTTACCGCGGAGAGGCACCAGAGGATACCAGGGGTGACCTTATTGAGATCCCTTTGCCCCCTTGGGAGGAGAAGCCCGGTGAGCCCACTGACATCAAGAGGCGCCGTCTACTGTACGAGAGTCGCAAGAGGGGCATGTTGGAGAACTGCATCTTACTcag CCTTTTTGCAAAGCGATACCTGAACACAATGAGTGAGAGCCAGCTGCTACAATACGACAGACTGATCAATGAACCGAGCAATGACTGGGACATTTACTACTGGGCAACAG AAGCTCAGCCCACCCCTGAGGTTTACCAGGGAGAGGTCATGGATATGCTGAAGGAGTTCACAAAGAATCGTGACCAGGAACAGAGGTTAGACGCACCCAACTTGGAGTACCTGGACAAGGAAAGTCAATGA